Within the Catalinimonas niigatensis genome, the region ATGAATTTAACCTTAACCGCTACTTACGTTCCAAGCGCATCATCAATAGCCAGCAGGATATCATCGCTTTGCGAGAAGTGAAGTTGTTTTAGCTTCTGAGGTAATAAGTTTCTTTTAATCCCAAATTCTAAAGCATTGGCAAAGGCTAGTACTTTACGACAACTGCTCTAACTTGGGCATAGCATAAAAGAAGGCAGCTACGTGCATGGTTTGAATCAATTCCTGCCTTGCCAGCATTCGTTTGACTTCCTCCAGGGGTACCAGCACTACTTCTATTTCTTCTGTCTCATCCAACTGCTGTTTGGCAGTACGCTTCACCCCGGTAGCTAAAAAAGAGATAGAATAATTGTTATGATTGGCAGGATTAGGGGAGAGCTTACACACTTGCTCTATGTGTTTTGCTTCAAATCCTGTCTCTTCCAACAATTCACGTTTGGCCGCTTCCATGGGAGATTCTCCCGGATCAATCGCCCCTCCTGGCAATTCAAGATCAACCGCTCCCAGCGCATGACGATATTGCCTGACAAGCACTACTTCCTTTTCTTCTGTAATAGCAATTACATTTGCCCAGTTGGGATACTCCAGTACATAATAAGGTTCCACAATAGTACCATCAGACATACGACATCTATCTGCCCGTAGGCGTATCCATTCGTCTTTTATTAAGTATTGCTGTTCCAGCGTTTCCCAGGGAAGCATAAATAAAGGTTTAAACTAAAAAATTTGAATCAAAGAAAAACTCCGGCTTGTGTCCGGAGCTTTGTTGTATTTACGACTTCATTGCGGCATAATGGTGATGAAAGAGGGTGATGGTTTCTATCCCTTTCAGGTAGTTAAAAATACCATAACTTTCGTTGGGTGAGTGAATGGCATCTTCTCCCAATCCAAAACCCATCAGTACCGAATCCAGCTTTAACTCTTTTTGGAAGAGCTCAACAATAGGAATACTTCCTCCTTCGCGCGTCAGTACCGGCTCCTTACCCCAGGCTTCGGTAAATGCTTTCTTAGCGGCTTCAATCTCGGTCGATTGGGTAGGAACCACCGCAGGCTGACCTCCATGATGGGCAATCACCTTTATTTTTACTGACTTAGGCACAATTGCTTTCATATGCTCGGTAAATAGCTTGCTTATATCTTTGTGGTTTTGGCCGGGCACCAGGCGCATAGAGATTTTAGCATGTGCTTTAGAGGGTAGTACTGTTTTAGCTCCCTCACCGGTATATCCTCCCCAGATGCCATTTACATCCAGTGTAGGGCGAATTCCAATTCTCTCTAGTGTAGTGTAACCTTCTTCACCTTCCAGTTTGTCTATGCCCAGTTCCTTTTTGTATTTTTCGTCATCGTGGGGGGCTTTGTTCATTTCATTCCGCTCCTCCTGACTGAGTTCTTCTACTTTATCATAAAAACCAGGAATGGTAATGCGACCTTTCTCATCTTTCAGGGAAGCGATCATTTCGCAGAGAACATTGATAGGGTTGGCTACCGTACCTCCGTACATTCCTGAATGTAAATCACGGTTGGGCCCTGTGACTTCTACTTCCATGTAGCTCATTCCGCGAAGCCCTACGGTGATTGAAGGGTTTTCATTATCGATAATATCTGTATCGGAGATCAGCACTACATCTGCCTTTAGCTTTTCCTTGTTGTTTCTTACAAAATCGGGCAAGTGGTCTGAGCCTACTTCTTCTTCACCTTCCAGCATAAATTTGACATTACAGGGAAGCTTTCCTGCTTGCTGCATCACTTCCAAAGCTTTGATGTGCATGTACATCTGCCCTTTATCATCACAGGCACCACGGGCGTAAATTTTGCCATTACGCACCTGAGGTTCAAAAGGTGGCGTTTCCCACAACTCATAAGGGTCGGCAGGCTGCACATCATAATGACCGTATACCAGTACGGTAGGCAGCTTCTGATCCACAATTTTTTCTGCAAAAACTATAGGAAAACCAGGGGTCTGGCAGACTTCTACCTTGTCTACATTTAGCGCTTCCAGTTTTTGCTTTAGATAATCAGCTGCTTTCAGTACATCATCTTTAAACTTCTTGTCAGTGCTGACAGAAGGGATGCGCAAAAGTTCAAAAAGCTCTTCTATAAAGCGATCTTTATTATTTTCTATATATTCTTTTACCATGGTGTGCAGACTTAAATTCGTGAAAAAATGGTAGGACAAAGGTAAAAATTATCATTGCTAAGTAGCTAAGGGAGTCAATCTTTCTTTGCCCACAGATACGTACGGTTTTCATCTCCGCTCAAGAGCCGCCTGATATTTTTCTTATGAGTAATTGCCAGCACAATAAACATCAGAAAGCCAAAGAAGATCAGAATAGGTTCATCGGTTTTAAATGGTGGTACCATGAGCAGTAAAGGAAAGGCCAGGGTTGCCAACAATGAACTTAGAGATACATATTTGGAAAAAGTGAGGGTGAGCAAAAAGATAAGGATACAGGATAAGGCTACCAGTGGCTGAACAGATACTACCATGCCCAGGAGGGTTGCTACTCCTTTCCCTCCTTTAAAATTGGTATACAACGGAAACACATGGCCGATAACGGCTACTACACCCAACAA harbors:
- a CDS encoding dipeptidase, coding for MVKEYIENNKDRFIEELFELLRIPSVSTDKKFKDDVLKAADYLKQKLEALNVDKVEVCQTPGFPIVFAEKIVDQKLPTVLVYGHYDVQPADPYELWETPPFEPQVRNGKIYARGACDDKGQMYMHIKALEVMQQAGKLPCNVKFMLEGEEEVGSDHLPDFVRNNKEKLKADVVLISDTDIIDNENPSITVGLRGMSYMEVEVTGPNRDLHSGMYGGTVANPINVLCEMIASLKDEKGRITIPGFYDKVEELSQEERNEMNKAPHDDEKYKKELGIDKLEGEEGYTTLERIGIRPTLDVNGIWGGYTGEGAKTVLPSKAHAKISMRLVPGQNHKDISKLFTEHMKAIVPKSVKIKVIAHHGGQPAVVPTQSTEIEAAKKAFTEAWGKEPVLTREGGSIPIVELFQKELKLDSVLMGFGLGEDAIHSPNESYGIFNYLKGIETITLFHHHYAAMKS
- the plsY gene encoding glycerol-3-phosphate 1-O-acyltransferase PlsY, which codes for MNIIWIITSVIVAYLLGSIPSAVWYGLRFHNTDVRKHGSGNAGATNTFRVLGKRAGTIVMLVDILKGLSATMLAFFLIRMQAIDHGQLIEYKLLLGVVAVIGHVFPLYTNFKGGKGVATLLGMVVSVQPLVALSCILIFLLTLTFSKYVSLSSLLATLAFPLLLMVPPFKTDEPILIFFGFLMFIVLAITHKKNIRRLLSGDENRTYLWAKKD
- a CDS encoding NUDIX hydrolase; the protein is MLPWETLEQQYLIKDEWIRLRADRCRMSDGTIVEPYYVLEYPNWANVIAITEEKEVVLVRQYRHALGAVDLELPGGAIDPGESPMEAAKRELLEETGFEAKHIEQVCKLSPNPANHNNYSISFLATGVKRTAKQQLDETEEIEVVLVPLEEVKRMLARQELIQTMHVAAFFYAMPKLEQLS